Proteins from one Capricornis sumatraensis isolate serow.1 chromosome 2, serow.2, whole genome shotgun sequence genomic window:
- the CHAC1 gene encoding glutathione-specific gamma-glutamylcyclotransferase 1 isoform X1, with amino-acid sequence MKQEPAAQNSPPASPPSSQPLSEDGDPQALWIFGYGSLVWRPDFAYSDSRVGFVRGYSRRFWQGDTFHRGSDKMPGRVVTLLEDREGCTWGVAYQVQGEQNPGYLGPAPEEAIATQILACRGFSGHNLEYLLRLADFMQLCGPQAQDEHLAAIVDAVGTMLPCFCPTEQALALV; translated from the exons ATGAAGCAGGAGCCTGCAGCCCAGAACTCCCCTCCCGCCTCTCCGCCCTCCTCACAACCCCTCTCCGAAGACGGCGACCCCCAAGCGTTGTGGATTTTTGGATACGGCTCCCTGGTGTGGAGGCCCGACTTCGCCTACAGTGACAGCCGTGTGGGCTTCGTGCGCGGCTACAGCCGCCGCTTCTGGCAGGGAGACACCTTCCATCGCGGCAGTGACAAGATG cCTGGTCGTGTGGTGACCCTCCTTGAAGATCGTGAG GGCTGCACTTGGGGTGTGGCATACCAGGTGCAAGGCGAGCAG AACCCTGGCTACCTGGGTCCTGCCCCCGAGGAGGCCATCGCTACACAGATCTTGGCCTGCCGAGGCTTCTCTGGGCACAACCTTGAGTACTTGCTGCGCCTGGCGGACTTCATGCAGCTCTGTGGGCCCCAGGCTCAGGACGAGCACCTGGCCGCCATCGTGGATGCTGTAGGCACCATGCTGCCCTGCTTCTGTCCCACTGAGCAGGCTTTGGCACTGGTCTGA
- the CHAC1 gene encoding glutathione-specific gamma-glutamylcyclotransferase 1 isoform X2, with protein MKQEPAAQNSPPASPPSSQPLSEDGDPQALWIFGYGSLVWRPDFAYSDSRVGFVRGYSRRFWQGDTFHRGSDKMPGRVVTLLEDREGCTWGVAYQVQGEQVSEALKYLNVREAVLGGYDTKEVTFYPQDTPDQPLKALAYVATPQNPGYLGPAPEEAIATQILACRGFSGHNLEYLLRLADFMQLCGPQAQDEHLAAIVDAVGTMLPCFCPTEQALALV; from the exons ATGAAGCAGGAGCCTGCAGCCCAGAACTCCCCTCCCGCCTCTCCGCCCTCCTCACAACCCCTCTCCGAAGACGGCGACCCCCAAGCGTTGTGGATTTTTGGATACGGCTCCCTGGTGTGGAGGCCCGACTTCGCCTACAGTGACAGCCGTGTGGGCTTCGTGCGCGGCTACAGCCGCCGCTTCTGGCAGGGAGACACCTTCCATCGCGGCAGTGACAAGATG cCTGGTCGTGTGGTGACCCTCCTTGAAGATCGTGAG GGCTGCACTTGGGGTGTGGCATACCAGGTGCAAGGCGAGCAGGTGAGCGAGGCCCTGAAGTACCTGAACGTGCGGGAGGCAGTGCTTGGCGGCTATGATACCAAGGAGGTCACCTTCTACCCTCAAGATACCCCTGACCAACCACTCAAGGCATTGGCCTATGTGGCCACCCCACAGAACCCTGGCTACCTGGGTCCTGCCCCCGAGGAGGCCATCGCTACACAGATCTTGGCCTGCCGAGGCTTCTCTGGGCACAACCTTGAGTACTTGCTGCGCCTGGCGGACTTCATGCAGCTCTGTGGGCCCCAGGCTCAGGACGAGCACCTGGCCGCCATCGTGGATGCTGTAGGCACCATGCTGCCCTGCTTCTGTCCCACTGAGCAGGCTTTGGCACTGGTCTGA